The following is a genomic window from Nicotiana tabacum cultivar K326 chromosome 3, ASM71507v2, whole genome shotgun sequence.
TGAAAAGAGAAGTGCAAAAGAATTATTGACTAAAGAAGTATTGATAATTTGTGAGGCTCTAAATAGCAATCACCTTTGAATCTTTTTTTATATCCAATCTCAAGCGCTTTGCATTCTTTGGCAATAAGAGGTCCACCAATGTATCCTGATACAACTCTACCATGTATGCCTGATCAAGTTCACATCAGTCATAAGTTTACAATGGTTTATAATGGGCCTTCAGGACGTACATCTATTCACTTCACAAGCACTGGATAAGGAGAGAAATCatatgaaaagaaaaaaggaaggtgacaacatggtattactCATAGTTTGACAGTTTTTATAATTAGATGTTCCACCGGAGAATCGGAATTTAGAAAGTTGAAGCATAATTAATGCACTAACTATATTATCTGAAGCCGGAATAAAAGCCTACCATAACCTTTAAAGCATTAGAAGAGTTTACCTTTAAAGAGAAAGAAAACTTATTACTATCTCGCTTCATAATTCTAAAGAGTTCAGATATAGCTCTTGGTGTCAGTCCTGGATTACTATCCGCTCCATAGATTGTGAATGTCTTGCCAGATCCAGTTTGTCCATATGCAAATATGCAAACATTATATCCATCAGCAGCTGACTGCACCAAATACTGCAACAACAACACGTCTAACTTAGAAGCTGCTAGGCAATATGCATATATTAGATCCTAGCAAAGTTCTATAAGAGGACAATTGACTTTTTGCTTGCCTTAGTGTCTTCGAACACATCATCTTGAGTGGAATTTCCGTCAAAGACACGATCATACATGTGTTGTTTTGCTTTATCATCTTTCCATATATGTTCAATAGTAAACTCATCAACACTTCTCATTACATTTCTTTCCTTCGCTATAATTTCCTTTTCACAAAGAGGTCTTAATCTGCAGTAGACTCTGATCTTGCCTTTCATATCTGAGACATGAGTAAAGTCCATAGTATTACACtttaaaaagaaatttcaaataaaaaataaacaaggaCCTTCAAAATTGCaatgtcagtagcacaaaataaAAAAGGCAGGTAATTATACCTTCTATTGTGTTGAAGTACTTTTTCCTTAGAACTTGTTCCTCTCGGTAAAGCGCTTCCATTTCAGCTAATTGAGCCCCTTGCATTTTCAAGATGGTGGCAGTTTGTTCATTTTTTCGATCAATGTCCTGAGTAAAGTAAGTgtcaaataaaaaagaaaatacaatattcCATGCAGCATGATAAATACATTTTTTGACACAAATATTTGTAAACTCTGCCTATGAGAGCTTGTCCACATTGCTAGTTCCAAGCACATATAAAGGAGGAGGATTTTGTAAGTTCACTATCAACATAAAATTAGTTAATTTAAAATGAATCCTCACAATAATGAACCAATAGATATTGAGGATCATATAGGCGATCACAACTAGCTTGGGAAGAAGGTATAGTTATAGTTGTAAATACTTTGTACAAGATATTCACCTCTTTCATTTCTCTTAGCTCCTCGAGCTCCTTTAAATTATTCTGTAGCATTTCTAGTTCCCTGTCTTTAGCTTCAAGCCCTGACCGTGCGACAACCAAATCATGTTTGGCCTCTTCCAGTTTCCTTTGAAGTTCAGAGACTTGGAGCCTCAGCGCCTTGCATTCTTTTTCAAAATCTTTCTGAAGGTTTTCCATCTATACCCAAAATATCAGAGCAAATCAACAAAAAATCAATATAAATGCAGAATGCATGTTAAACACAAAGACATGGAAtgcaacatacctcacttgatttcttcttttctagCCCTATGATTTTTTCCTCAAGTGATGTTCTTTCACTCAAAAGCTTCCTCTTTGTTTCTTCTGCAGCGCGCAACTCCATAGTACGAGCTCTCAACTCTTCCTGGATCTTCTGTAAGACCTGCATGTAAAGCCACATAAGTTTGTGTTTTTTTAGGTTGATCAAACTAACTAACTAATTTGGACAGATAACTAAGGCCAAACACATATTTATAGCTACCTGGTTATTCGCTTCAACCAACTCCTTTGTAATATTTTTCTCCAAACCTTTAGAACTTAATTTTGAAAGTCGCATTTCCAAGTTCTGCTTCTCCGTTAGTGCAGCCTGTAAAGAAGGCACTAATATAATGAGATGATTGCCGCCTCAATACACCAAATTTAAGCACATTTAACAAACACCTGAAGCTCTGCATCTTTTTCATTGCATAGAGATCTAAATTTTTCACAATCATAAGCAGCAGCTGCTAAATTTTGCTTCTCTGATCTCAAGTTATCTTTTAAGCTATCCAATTCTTCTTGCATCTTCGATTCTTCTCTTTGCCTTTCATGTAAATCTTCCAGTAACTGCTTATCAATACAACCACCATGAGCTATCAAAGCAAATGTGTGCCAAAAATACATCACATTGTATCTTTGTATTGTGATTGAAATGATAGATAGATATATGCATAGCGGGTAGAGCAAATGGGTGACCTGTACACTTCAGCACAGACACAACTGATAGAAGGAGTTGGGAATTCCAGTATTTCAACTTATGGTAACAGAAAAGAACAGTCCATGTTTACATATTACCAGCAGCATATACCTTGCATGTTAAACATTTTTGTTCGAACTTCTCATAAAGCATAAAAGTTTCTTCTACAACAACAAATACCACTCACATCATTGACTTTCTTCTGAGATTCTTCAAGGGCGCGAGACAAATCCTGAATGCGTCTTTCATTAATGTCAGTGTTTGCAGTTTTGAGATTATTTGGAACATCTGCATTAACGCAACCATTAGCTGCAGAACGGGCTTTTGAGTAGCGGCGTAACATCACATCATTAATATGTGTCTGTAGAGCAACACAAATTTCCTCTCCCTGCATAGAATGAAGATGTCAAGATATGTAAAATAGTGAGCCAGATTGAATCAACCATCTATAAACACAATAAGATAAGCATGTTCCATAATAGACCAGCTTTGAACCTGTTTTGTTTCGAACTGAAAGATATGCAAGACACCAGCAACTCTCATCTTAAAGAACACAGCAGTGTTGCTGCTACCAAATTGCATTATGTCCCTCAACTCAGCTGAGTGCAAATACTCCTTTGGAACTGGACGGAAAAAATGAACCTGTGGGGAACAAAAGATCATACTTGAAAACTGAAGAAATGCGTAAAGTAAATACAGATCCATCTTCTCAACCTGATAAGCATCACTATGAATTACATCTTACCCCACGTTTATTAATGCCCAATATGATTTTCCCAGGCAAAAGTCCAATAGGATCATCAATCTTTCGAACAGCAAAGAAAACTGAATTTCCATAAGGAAGTGTCCTCAGAATCCGCAAAAATTGTTGTTTGGCATCATCTTTTGTCAGATTTTCCTAGAGAGATTAAAAGAATGAACCTTATGTTGACATGGTATCAGTTCACAAACACAAAGGAAATTCATGCATAAAGTAATCTAAggaatttcaacataaatcatgGAATGCTGATTGGTAAACTTGCCacagtgaaaagaaaaaaaacaaatagaaagaaaatgaGCGACTGGAAAGGAACTCAAGGACAAAAGCCAAGCACTGCTGTTAGTTCTCTTTTCCTGCACACAAAAAGTGGCCTTGAGAAATACAGGAGGCACAAATCATCTAATATTGATTGGAGAACACCTTATATTATGAATGAAAATGTATATTAAGCATAAAGAAACATCATTAAGGAAAATGTAGATAAAACAACTTCTATTCAGTTTCTTAGAACATGATTCCTAGACCAAGGAAACCCAGATAAAGCTCTTACCATCAATTTGTAACGAGAAAGTATATCCAATTCCCATTCCCTCTTTGCCCGTGTCATTGCAATTTGTCTGGGTAGAAAACGCTCCAGCAGTGATGTCCAGTCACTGAAATAAACAACTTAGCATATAGGACAGGCATAAATACTACAGCACGTTCAGTCTTTGAAAGAAATAGTACTAGTAAAGTGGAATAAGAAACTGGGGACAAGTCCAATATGGGAAAAAAGTAATGAGGCATAATTTGAAAGGAAGAAAAGTTAATAAAAAACTACTGACGTGCAAGATTCAGGGCCATCAACATATCCAATGTCAACCAGTATCTGAAGAGCAGACATCTGTGCTGCATCATCCTTGCCAACAGGATAATTGCCCATTATGTAATCATGTTGTAACTGTGACCACAGAACAAATATTATAACAAAGTAGAATCAACTTTGACTTGAAGGTACACGAATGAGCTTAAACATTTAGCATATCAATTCACTATAAGCAAACTGACATACTTGAACATATGACAATTGCACGAACATTGGTTCTGTAACAGCTTCATCTGACTCCCGAAACAACTTCTTTTTGAAACTTAGTTTACAATGCAAAATCTCCCCTTTACTTCGGTCTTTTGATGCCTTAAAGTCCGCCAacagatctccaatatacttaTTTTCATCCAAACAAATGTACTCCTCTACAGAAAACATACATGcttaaaatgcaaaacatttGACCTTAAAAGAATTTATGAAGTGGAAAGGAATCAGTACCATTTCCAGGATCTGGAGATTTAGACCCAGTAACAACCTTACGGCACTCGAACAGACTGAAGCTTGCATGAGCAGACAATTTGATTATCCCTGCAACCTCCTGAAAGAGCAAGTATGTCACACAAAAATTACAAAGGAAAATATCACCATCATATCCACTGTTAAATTTATCTGCTTCCCAAAGAAACTAGAATGCGGTAAGAGAAACTTCTTAAATCAAGACCGTCAAATTTAAAAAGTGATAAATAACCATGTCAAATGATCTTAGAACCTTTCTAAAATCAGAGTTAGAGGGACTAAGCCATCTATACATAAATCAGACTTTGAAATTCTTGAGTCTAAGAGAagggaaaaaaaggagaaaagaaaaagaagtaacAGACAGATAGCACAAAAATTAAGGTTCCAGAAGATTATAAGAAGCTGTTCATTTGACTGATC
Proteins encoded in this region:
- the LOC107778555 gene encoding kinesin-like calmodulin-binding protein isoform X1, whose product is MTSDMPPVSMRSSRSSFGSSNGYETPSHYSFATSNGDDYDSDGSNFAPPTPTTLSSVLSPELAGAIPYIDRFQVEGFLKAMQKQLQSAGKRGFFLKKSVGPQVREKFTFEDMLCFQREPIPTSILKINGDLVGRTVKLFQSILKYMGIDSYDRAAPISLDERIELVGKLFKQALKRSELRDEMFAQISKQTRNNPERHSLIKAWELMYLCASCMPPSKEIGGYLSEYIHTVAHGINTDSEVQVYAINTLNALKRSIKAGPRHTIPGREEIEALLTGKKLTTIVFFLDETFEEITYDMATTVADAIEEVAGIIKLSAHASFSLFECRKVVTGSKSPDPGNEEYICLDENKYIGDLLADFKASKDRSKGEILHCKLSFKKKLFRESDEAVTEPMFVQLSYVQLQHDYIMGNYPVGKDDAAQMSALQILVDIGYVDGPESCTDWTSLLERFLPRQIAMTRAKREWELDILSRYKLMENLTKDDAKQQFLRILRTLPYGNSVFFAVRKIDDPIGLLPGKIILGINKRGVHFFRPVPKEYLHSAELRDIMQFGSSNTAVFFKMRVAGVLHIFQFETKQGEEICVALQTHINDVMLRRYSKARSAANGCVNADVPNNLKTANTDINERRIQDLSRALEESQKKVNDLLEDLHERQREESKMQEELDSLKDNLRSEKQNLAAAAYDCEKFRSLCNEKDAELQAALTEKQNLEMRLSKLSSKGLEKNITKELVEANNQVLQKIQEELRARTMELRAAEETKRKLLSERTSLEEKIIGLEKKKSSEMENLQKDFEKECKALRLQVSELQRKLEEAKHDLVVARSGLEAKDRELEMLQNNLKELEELREMKEDIDRKNEQTATILKMQGAQLAEMEALYREEQVLRKKYFNTIEDMKGKIRVYCRLRPLCEKEIIAKERNVMRSVDEFTIEHIWKDDKAKQHMYDRVFDGNSTQDDVFEDTKYLVQSAADGYNVCIFAYGQTGSGKTFTIYGADSNPGLTPRAISELFRIMKRDSNKFSFSLKAYMVELYQDTLVDLLLPKNAKRLRLDIKKDSKGMVSVENVTVVSISTYEELKTIIQRGSEQRHTTGTLMNEQSSRSHLIVSVIIESTNLQTQAIARGKLSFVDLAGSERVKKSGSAGNQLKEAQSINKSLSALGDVISALSSGNQHIPYRNHKLTMLMSDSLGGNAKTLMFVNISPAESNLDETHNSLTYASRVRSIVNDPSKNVSSKEVARLKKLVGYWKEQAGRKGDDEDLEEIQDERPTKDKTDGRHSM
- the LOC107778555 gene encoding kinesin-like calmodulin-binding protein (The RefSeq protein has 9 substitutions compared to this genomic sequence), which produces MTSDMPPVSMRSSRSSFGSSNGYERPSHYSFATSNGDDYDSDGSNFAPPTPTTLSSVLSPELAGAIPYIDRFQVEGFLKAMQKQLQSAGKRGFFLKKSVGPQVREKFTFEDMLCFQREPIPTSILKINGDLVGRTVKLFQSILKYMGIDSYDRAAPISLDERIELVGKLFKQALKRSELRDEMFAQISKQTRNNPERHSLIKAWELMYLCASCMPPSKEIGGYLSEYIHTVAHGINTDSEVQVYAINTLNALKRSIKAGPRHTIPGREEIEALLTGKKLTTIVFFLDETFEEITYDMATTVADAIEEVAGIIKLSAHASFSLFECRKVVTGSKSPDPGNEEYICLDENKYIGDLLEDFKALKDRSKGEILHCKLSFKKKLFRESDEAVTEPMFVQLSYVQLQHDYIMGNYPVGKDDAAQMSALQILVDIGYVDGPESCTDWTSLLERFLPRQIAMTRAKREWELDILSRYKLMENLTKDDAKQQFLRILRTLPYGNSVFFAVRKIDDPIGLLPGKIILGINKRGVHFFRPVPKEYLHSAELRDIMQFGSSNTAVFFKMRVAGVLHIFQFRTKQGEEICVALQTHINDVMLRRYSKARSAANGCVNADVPNNLKTANTDINERRIQDLSRALEESQKKVNDLLEDLHERQREESKMQEELDSLKDNLRSEKQNLAAAAYDCEKFRSLCNEKDAELQAALTEKQNLEMRLSKLSSKGLEKNIRKELVEANNQVLQKIQEELRARTMDVRAAEETKRKLLSERTSLEEKIIGLEKKKSSEMENLQKDFEKECKALRLQVSELQRKLEEAKHDLVVARSGLEAKDRELEMLQNNLKELEELREMKEDIDRKNEQTATILKMQGAQLAGMEALYREEQVLRKKYFNTIEDMKGKIRVYCRLRPLCEKEIIAKERNVMRSVDEFTIEHIWKDDKAKQHMYDRVFDGNSTQDDVFEDTKYLVQSAADGYNVCIFAYGQTGSGKTFTIYGADSNPGLTPRAISELFRIMKRDSNKFSFSLKAYMVELYQDTLVDLLLPKNAKRLRLDIKKDSKGMVSVENVTVVSISTYEELKTIIQRGSEQRHTTGTLMNEQSSRSHLIVSVIIESTNLQTQAIARGKLSFVDLAGSERVKKSGSAGNQLKEAQSINKSLSALGDVISALSSGNQHIPYRNHKLTMLMSDSLGGNAKTLMFVNISPAESNLDETHNSLTYASRVRSIVNDPSKNVSSKEVARLKKLVGYWKEQAGRKGDDEDLEEIQDERPTKEKTDGRHSM